The Chloroflexota bacterium genomic sequence CCGCGCTCGATACCACCCTGTTAGCAAAGACGTGCGGATGACGCCGAATCAGCTTCGCCGTTATCTCAGACACGACGTCCTTAAAGCCGAAATCGTCCGTCTCTTCAGCCAGGAGCGCATGTAATAGCACTTGAAGTAACAGGTCCCCAAGCTCCTCACACAGCTTCGCCTTATCGCCCGTATCCAGGGCGTCCAAAACCTCGTAGGCCTCCTCGATCAGATACGGCTTCAGCGATTCATGGGTTTGTTGTCGATCCCACGGACACCCCCCAGGACCGCGTAACCTGGCCACCACATAACGGAAGGTGTCGAAAGAGGCAAGATCTTCTTCGATAGGCAGAGGCGGCAGATACAGACAGGTGAGATGATCGATGCCCTCCTGTTGATCCAAAGCATAAAGGGGTATCGTCTTCTTTTCTTCCTGGCCCTCCATCCCAGCCCAACGGACCAGCTGGACCTCGTGACCGTCCGGATATAGGTCTAGTAGAACGATCTTGATCAATCCAGCAAGTCGCTTGTCGTAGAGCTGACCGATCAGTGCTGGCCGTGTGGGGTCGAACGGTCTTTTCGTCCTGCTCACGAGGGACTCAGAGGCGATGTCCATTTCCCTACCTACTTCCCCGGATCGATCAGAGGGAGCATAGGCCGCAAGACTCATCGCCTCGACGATCTGGAGTCCCTCCAACAGAGGGTCGAGCCCCAAAAGAGTGAAGACGGGCTCCAGGAAGCTCATTCCGGAGATGACCTTCGTCTCAATTCCACGTTGCTTAGCTGCCTTTAGGAGACAGCGAACCGACTCCTCACCGACCAGAGGATGGCCGGGAACAGCGTAGACAATCTCTCCCAAGCGATCGGCCAGCTCAAGAAGACGAGAAGCAATTCCTTCATAGACGTCCTCAAATGACTCGCTCTCCTCATAGAGGGAATCAAAGGAATGGATGCACCACTCGGCTGGAAACTGCGCCACAACCGGGTGGCGTCGTGTGCGCAGATAAATCTCTTTCGCCTCACTAAGCGCCTGCTGCGCTTCAAGGGTCAATTGTTCCCATCCGCCTGGTCCCAAACCAATTACAGTCACTCGCGCCATAAAGATGCACCACATACCTATGTTGAACTTTCAGCGACATTATACCGAGAAGGACAGTGGCGAGCAAACCAAGGGGTGAGTCTGCTATCTCGAATCCTGTCTCTTTAGAACCAGATATAGCAGGCCAGCGAAAGCGGTCAGGTAACCAGCTACAAGGGCTATATAGGTGAGCCCACTGCCGAAAAGAAGTGGCTTGTTCTTGGGCAATGCCTCCAGATAGAGCCTATAGGACTCGAGCAGGTCAGCCTTATAATAGGCGACAAAAGTCAGATCACTCTCTATAGCCTGACCATTGATGTACATTGCCCCACCCACGTATCGATTTTGTGAGGAATACCAAAGGGCCAGACCATCCGCTGCTGTCGCCTCTGGCGCTTCGATGAAGAAAAAGAAGGACTTCTGGGCAGAGGCAGCGATGGGGGGGAAGACGAAGGTGTGAAATTTGTTATCCTGCATCTCGGCAGTCTTCACCCTGATAGTCGCCAGGTCGCTGTTGGCCCAGGGGCTGCTCCGCAGATGGAAGACGACCTCAGCTGAAACACTCGCTCCTTTATAATTCCCTATCAACAGATCAAGGCGATAGAGGCCATCGTGGAGCGCAGTGAAGCTCTGTCCAACCTTCATTGATCCGCTGATCGGCCCAACAGCCCTATCATGGGCACGCTGTCCAGCAGAAAAGGTAGCCGATTGGGGCCACTTTATTAAGCCAACGACGAGTAGAATAACGATTACAATGACGAAAATCAGGAAGACCCTTTTCACCACTCAATTCCAATCACGTTCTGTATTCTTATATAGCCTTGAGACTC encodes the following:
- the mazG gene encoding nucleoside triphosphate pyrophosphohydrolase, which translates into the protein MARVTVIGLGPGGWEQLTLEAQQALSEAKEIYLRTRRHPVVAQFPAEWCIHSFDSLYEESESFEDVYEGIASRLLELADRLGEIVYAVPGHPLVGEESVRCLLKAAKQRGIETKVISGMSFLEPVFTLLGLDPLLEGLQIVEAMSLAAYAPSDRSGEVGREMDIASESLVSRTKRPFDPTRPALIGQLYDKRLAGLIKIVLLDLYPDGHEVQLVRWAGMEGQEEKKTIPLYALDQQEGIDHLTCLYLPPLPIEEDLASFDTFRYVVARLRGPGGCPWDRQQTHESLKPYLIEEAYEVLDALDTGDKAKLCEELGDLLLQVLLHALLAEETDDFGFKDVVSEITAKLIRRHPHVFANRVVSSAVEVVHNWEQIKRGERGVALSALSSVPKHMPALAYAQIIQRRAARVGFDWREIEGVLEKVAEELWELGKVKEAEERSDEFGDLLFALVNVARWMDIDAEESLRQANRRFYKRFQYMEKLCRERGLDLGNLNLEEQDELWEVAKRLA